A part of Streptomyces sp. NBC_01497 genomic DNA contains:
- a CDS encoding DUF6924 domain-containing protein, translating to MSLPPTDDSTPLVRTDFSDEEAWRALLTAVTTPNEDDFLANLQIVDDPDHRDLTSEQVAGLAGPDLFLIVADRTALTAPGRPLLVLYRDEDESHELRVIAEELWSIENNISLANMDWDDFASSADEDGVFRGF from the coding sequence ATGAGTCTTCCCCCGACAGACGACAGCACCCCGCTCGTCCGCACCGACTTCTCCGACGAGGAGGCGTGGCGCGCGCTGCTCACGGCCGTCACGACACCGAACGAGGACGATTTCCTCGCCAATCTGCAGATCGTCGATGATCCCGATCACCGCGACCTGACATCGGAGCAGGTCGCCGGGCTCGCCGGCCCGGATCTCTTCCTCATCGTGGCGGACAGGACAGCCCTCACCGCCCCCGGGAGGCCGCTGCTCGTCCTCTACCGCGACGAGGACGAAAGCCACGAACTTCGGGTCATAGCCGAAGAACTGTGGTCGATCGAGAACAACATCTCCCTTGCCAACATGGACTGGGACGATTTCGCGAGCTCGGCGGACGAGGACGGGGTCTTCCGGGGCTTCTGA
- a CDS encoding ABC transporter permease encodes MTAYLARRLGYYAVLLVVAVALSYVLASLALDPRAYFADRRPVPPPGAVNAQLTALGMNDHSALVVRLWHWFAGALHGDLGRTIDDTSVSAELGRRLGVSLRLLIVGTVLGTVIGILAGAWTAVRQYRPSDRAVTLVSFVLLSLPTFLLAVLLKIGAIKLNAALGTDLIQFTGEKDPDLQGGFLAIVRDRGVHLLLPTLSIGLVTAASYSRYQRNTMLDVLGADYLRTARAKGLSRRAALLRHGLRTALIPMSTYFSYGFLALFTGATFTEIIFGWHGMGEWLVESIDKNDVNSVVAVSTFAAVVVLLSGFLADVLHAALDPRVRA; translated from the coding sequence GTGACGGCCTACCTGGCCCGGAGGCTCGGCTACTACGCGGTACTGCTGGTCGTCGCCGTCGCCCTCTCCTACGTCCTCGCCTCCCTCGCCCTGGACCCGCGCGCCTACTTCGCGGACCGCCGCCCCGTGCCGCCGCCCGGCGCCGTCAACGCGCAGCTCACCGCGCTGGGCATGAACGACCACAGCGCCCTCGTCGTGCGGTTGTGGCACTGGTTCGCGGGCGCACTCCACGGCGACCTCGGCCGCACCATCGACGACACGTCCGTCTCGGCCGAACTCGGACGCCGACTCGGCGTCAGTCTGCGCCTGTTGATCGTGGGCACGGTCCTCGGTACGGTCATCGGCATCCTGGCGGGGGCGTGGACGGCGGTGCGCCAGTACCGGCCGTCGGACCGCGCCGTCACCCTCGTCTCGTTCGTGCTGCTGTCGCTGCCCACGTTCCTGCTGGCCGTCCTGCTCAAGATCGGGGCGATCAAGCTGAACGCCGCCCTCGGCACCGACCTGATCCAGTTCACCGGCGAGAAGGACCCCGACCTGCAGGGCGGGTTCCTCGCGATCGTCCGCGACCGCGGTGTGCACCTGCTGCTTCCCACGCTCTCCATCGGGCTCGTCACTGCCGCCTCGTACAGCCGTTACCAGCGCAACACCATGCTCGACGTCCTGGGCGCCGACTACCTGCGCACCGCGCGCGCCAAGGGCCTCAGCCGCCGCGCCGCCCTGCTCAGACACGGGCTGCGCACCGCGCTGATCCCGATGTCGACGTACTTCTCGTACGGATTCCTCGCCCTGTTCACCGGGGCCACGTTCACCGAGATCATCTTCGGCTGGCACGGGATGGGCGAGTGGCTCGTCGAGTCCATCGACAAGAACGACGTGAACTCCGTGGTCGCGGTGTCCACCTTCGCCGCGGTCGTCGTGCTGCTCTCGGGCTTCCTGGCCGACGTCCTGCACGCGGCGCTCGATCCCCGCGTCCGCGCCTGA
- a CDS encoding ABC transporter permease, whose amino-acid sequence MTAEITAAAADDVLDAPVATAALPGRGRLVLRRFLGRRSAVAGVVVVALLFALAFAGPHLTQWDYSAIDYTALRQPPSSAHWFGTNRIGQDVFAQTVRGLQKSLLIGLVVGCLSTSVAAGVGACAGYFGGLADRALMFLVDLLLVFPSFLVIAIVAPRLRAAGWLAFVGLLALFAWMVTARVVRSMTRSLREREFVRAARYMGVRPLRIILRHILPNVASFLIIDATISVGGAVMTETALSYFGFGVQPPDVSLGTLIASGTSAAVTYPWMFFFASGLLVVFVLAVNLIGDGLRDAFDPTSRKGRS is encoded by the coding sequence ATGACAGCAGAGATCACCGCGGCGGCCGCCGACGACGTGCTCGACGCGCCGGTGGCCACCGCCGCGCTGCCCGGCAGGGGCCGACTGGTGCTGCGCCGCTTCCTCGGCCGCCGCAGCGCCGTCGCCGGGGTCGTGGTGGTGGCGCTGCTGTTCGCCCTCGCCTTCGCCGGGCCGCACCTCACGCAGTGGGACTACTCCGCCATCGACTACACCGCCCTGCGTCAACCACCCTCGTCCGCGCACTGGTTCGGCACCAACAGGATCGGCCAGGACGTGTTCGCCCAGACGGTGCGGGGCCTGCAGAAGTCACTGCTCATCGGCCTCGTCGTCGGGTGCCTGTCCACCTCGGTGGCGGCGGGCGTCGGAGCCTGCGCGGGCTACTTCGGCGGCCTGGCCGATCGCGCTCTGATGTTCCTCGTGGACCTGCTGCTGGTCTTCCCGAGCTTCCTGGTCATCGCGATCGTGGCACCGCGGCTCAGGGCGGCCGGCTGGCTCGCCTTCGTCGGCCTGCTCGCCCTGTTCGCCTGGATGGTGACGGCCCGGGTCGTCCGCTCGATGACCCGGTCGCTGCGTGAGCGCGAATTCGTGCGCGCGGCCCGCTACATGGGGGTGCGTCCGCTGCGGATCATCCTGCGGCACATCCTCCCGAATGTCGCCTCCTTCCTGATCATCGACGCGACCATCTCGGTGGGAGGCGCCGTGATGACCGAGACCGCCCTGTCGTACTTCGGGTTCGGTGTGCAGCCTCCCGACGTGTCGCTCGGCACGCTCATCGCATCCGGCACGAGCGCCGCGGTCACCTATCCCTGGATGTTCTTCTTCGCCTCCGGGCTGCTCGTGGTCTTCGTGCTCGCCGTCAACCTCATCGGGGACGGGCTGCGGGACGCGTTCGACCCGACCTCGCGAAAGGGCCGTTCATGA
- a CDS encoding class I SAM-dependent methyltransferase produces the protein MSHPGTGTAAARGFATGAGHTVPPPAGHSPASPSTTGAGAGAGTSTSTEAAPHAVPSEWRADPYTHALTSGHGPLFLKGTDGERLPLGVERWCGTPDAADRTVVGRCEGAVLDIGCGPGRFVIALALAGHRTLGIDVNRAAVRRTVRQGGPALVRSVFDPVPREGRWNTALLVDGNIGIGGDPATLLARAAEILVPGGLLVVEVAARDIDERLEVRFDTGRSRTAEGEAFPWARLGTRALLRHAGTAGDWAGRETWDHAGRAFVALRSRTRPAPSSW, from the coding sequence ATGAGTCACCCGGGCACCGGCACCGCCGCGGCCAGGGGCTTCGCGACCGGGGCCGGACACACCGTTCCGCCCCCGGCGGGACACTCCCCCGCGAGCCCGTCCACCACCGGTGCCGGTGCCGGCGCCGGCACCAGCACCAGCACCGAGGCAGCGCCGCACGCCGTCCCATCGGAGTGGCGCGCCGACCCGTACACCCACGCCCTGACTTCCGGCCACGGTCCGCTGTTCCTGAAAGGCACGGACGGGGAACGACTGCCTCTCGGTGTGGAACGCTGGTGCGGCACACCGGACGCGGCCGACCGCACCGTCGTCGGGCGCTGTGAGGGCGCGGTGCTGGACATCGGCTGCGGTCCGGGCCGGTTCGTCATCGCGCTGGCCCTCGCGGGGCACAGGACACTCGGCATCGACGTCAACCGGGCGGCCGTGCGCAGGACCGTGCGACAGGGCGGACCCGCACTCGTGCGGTCGGTGTTCGACCCCGTGCCGCGCGAAGGCCGGTGGAACACCGCCCTGCTCGTCGACGGCAACATCGGCATCGGGGGAGATCCCGCGACGCTGCTCGCCCGCGCGGCGGAGATCCTGGTTCCCGGCGGGCTGCTGGTCGTCGAGGTGGCGGCCCGCGACATCGACGAACGCCTGGAGGTCCGCTTCGACACCGGCCGCTCCCGAACGGCGGAGGGCGAAGCCTTCCCCTGGGCCCGGCTCGGTACCCGGGCCCTGCTGCGTCACGCCGGCACGGCCGGTGACTGGGCGGGGCGGGAGACCTGGGACCACGCCGGACGCGCCTTCGTGGCGCTCCGCAGCCGGACCCGTCCCGCTCCGTCCTCCTGGTGA
- a CDS encoding alpha/beta fold hydrolase, which yields MSTDDTTAPTAPVVLAHGAWADGSSWSRVIGLLRDRGVRARAAPLPLTSLDDDVAALDRLLDRVAEPALVVGHAYAGAVIGSARPDKVSGLLYVAALAPDEGETVADVFYRGEPHPDAPELTPDAAGLVWLPDMAFADAFAQNATPEDHTWLASVQRPIAVGCITTPVGAPLWRTRPSWYFVAEQDRMIPPGTQRFMAERMHASIRSMNTDHAPLISAAGLVTDVIMDALQQTALVH from the coding sequence ATGAGCACCGACGACACCACGGCCCCCACGGCGCCCGTGGTGCTTGCCCACGGAGCGTGGGCCGACGGATCGAGCTGGAGCCGGGTCATCGGCCTCCTCCGGGACAGGGGCGTACGGGCCCGTGCCGCTCCCCTTCCGCTGACCTCGCTCGACGACGACGTCGCGGCCCTCGACCGGCTACTCGACCGGGTGGCGGAACCCGCACTCGTCGTGGGGCACGCCTACGCGGGCGCCGTCATCGGGTCGGCCCGGCCCGACAAGGTCAGCGGCCTCCTCTACGTGGCGGCTCTCGCACCCGACGAGGGCGAGACGGTGGCCGACGTCTTCTACCGGGGAGAGCCGCACCCGGACGCACCCGAGCTCACTCCGGACGCGGCGGGTCTCGTCTGGCTGCCGGACATGGCCTTCGCCGACGCGTTCGCGCAGAACGCCACGCCCGAGGACCACACGTGGCTGGCCTCCGTCCAGCGTCCGATCGCCGTCGGGTGCATCACGACTCCGGTCGGAGCGCCCCTCTGGCGGACCAGGCCGTCCTGGTACTTCGTGGCCGAACAGGACCGCATGATCCCGCCCGGAACCCAGCGGTTCATGGCAGAGCGCATGCACGCGTCCATCAGGTCCATGAACACCGACCACGCCCCCCTGATCAGCGCGGCCGGGCTCGTGACGGACGTGATCATGGACGCGCTCCAGCAGACGGCGCTCGTGCACTGA
- a CDS encoding dihydrolipoyl dehydrogenase family protein — MNPTPDDRTALHDVIVVGAGPVGQTLVERARAAGLSVAMVERELVGGECSYWACVPSKALLRPVVAVADTQRVEGARAAVTGRVDPQGAFARRDRVVTNWDDAGQADSMTGLGAALVRGHGRLAGERRVTVDRPGGERVTLEARHAVVLCTGSAASLPDLPGIEEARAWNNRRATDSEDVPGRLAVVGGGGVAVEMASAWQGLGAQVTLLVRGSGVLPRMEPFVGEEVARGLAESGVDVRTATSVTSLSRPDPAGPVTLRLDTGGELEADEVLFATGRAPGTDDLGLDTAGLAPGSWLDVDGTCRVRGVDGGWLYAAGDVNHHALLTHQGKYQARIAGEAIGARARGLSLDEEPWGDHATTADTQAVPQVFFCDPEAAAVGLTAAQAQQTGHRTKVVDVDMGEVQGAFLYADGYRGHARMVVDLDHEYLLGVTFVGPGVAELLHSATVAVAGRITMDRLWHAVPCFPTISEVWLHLMKAYRG; from the coding sequence ATGAATCCGACCCCCGATGACCGGACCGCCCTCCATGACGTGATCGTGGTCGGCGCGGGGCCGGTCGGCCAGACCCTGGTGGAGCGCGCGCGTGCCGCAGGCCTGTCCGTCGCCATGGTCGAACGCGAACTCGTCGGTGGCGAGTGCTCGTACTGGGCCTGCGTCCCGAGCAAGGCGCTGCTGCGGCCGGTCGTCGCGGTGGCCGACACACAACGGGTCGAAGGGGCGAGGGCGGCCGTGACCGGGAGGGTCGACCCGCAGGGCGCGTTCGCCCGCCGGGACCGTGTCGTCACCAACTGGGACGACGCCGGGCAGGCCGACTCCATGACCGGTCTCGGCGCGGCTCTGGTGCGCGGCCATGGGCGGCTCGCCGGCGAGCGCCGCGTCACGGTCGACCGGCCGGGCGGCGAGCGGGTGACGCTGGAGGCACGGCACGCCGTGGTCCTGTGCACCGGCAGTGCCGCCTCCCTGCCGGACCTGCCGGGCATCGAGGAGGCACGCGCCTGGAACAACCGGCGGGCCACCGACTCCGAGGACGTACCGGGAAGGCTCGCCGTGGTGGGCGGGGGCGGGGTCGCCGTGGAGATGGCCAGTGCCTGGCAGGGGCTGGGCGCCCAGGTCACTCTGCTCGTACGCGGGAGCGGTGTCCTGCCGCGCATGGAGCCGTTCGTCGGCGAAGAGGTCGCCCGGGGACTGGCCGAGTCGGGCGTGGACGTGCGCACGGCAACCTCCGTGACGTCCCTGAGCAGGCCCGATCCGGCGGGGCCCGTCACCCTGCGCCTCGACACCGGCGGTGAACTGGAGGCGGACGAGGTCCTGTTCGCCACCGGCAGGGCGCCGGGCACCGATGACCTCGGACTCGACACGGCGGGTCTCGCACCCGGCTCCTGGCTGGATGTGGATGGGACCTGTCGCGTACGCGGGGTCGACGGCGGCTGGCTGTACGCGGCCGGGGATGTCAACCACCACGCCCTGCTCACCCATCAGGGCAAGTACCAGGCGCGGATAGCGGGCGAGGCCATCGGCGCCCGCGCGCGGGGGCTGTCGCTCGACGAGGAGCCGTGGGGCGACCACGCGACCACCGCGGACACGCAAGCGGTACCGCAGGTCTTCTTCTGTGACCCCGAGGCCGCGGCCGTGGGGCTGACCGCGGCACAGGCCCAGCAGACCGGCCACCGGACCAAGGTGGTCGACGTGGACATGGGCGAGGTGCAGGGGGCCTTCCTCTACGCCGACGGCTACCGCGGGCACGCCAGGATGGTGGTCGACCTCGACCACGAGTACCTGCTCGGTGTCACGTTCGTGGGCCCGGGCGTCGCGGAACTCCTGCACTCGGCGACGGTGGCCGTGGCGGGACGCATCACGATGGACCGGCTCTGGCACGCGGTGCCCTGCTTCCCGACCATCAGCGAGGTCTGGCTGCACCTGATGAAGGCGTACCGGGGCTGA
- a CDS encoding DUF427 domain-containing protein translates to MGLAWQQGPLAAHAAGRFLTPEPLPQRVLFAEPLRRRMRARFAGDWVADSEDVVLLHEPGRYPVAYFPLKDVADGALLSTERTTRHRELGPTAWYTVRGGDTETERAAWRHTEPPDFAREFEGRVAFAWRAMDAFYEEDDRILGHAADAYHRIDIRSTSRELVVRDGDRVVARSQHPLVLYESGFAPRWYVPRADVDEGALQPVEGRTFCPYKGLADYFAIGGTPGAAWSYEDAYPEVERVSGHVSFEPDKVEVTLDGERLRLEPGQNVISHGMDRGLDVEELRRATA, encoded by the coding sequence ATGGGTCTGGCATGGCAGCAGGGTCCACTGGCCGCCCATGCGGCGGGCAGGTTCCTGACGCCCGAACCACTCCCGCAGAGAGTCCTGTTCGCAGAGCCCCTGCGCCGCCGCATGCGGGCGAGGTTCGCCGGCGACTGGGTGGCCGACAGTGAGGACGTCGTGCTGCTGCACGAGCCCGGCCGCTACCCGGTGGCGTACTTCCCCCTCAAGGACGTCGCGGACGGGGCACTGCTGAGCACAGAGCGCACGACCCGCCACCGCGAGCTCGGACCCACAGCCTGGTACACCGTGCGCGGCGGGGACACGGAGACCGAGCGTGCGGCCTGGCGGCACACCGAACCACCGGATTTTGCCCGGGAGTTCGAGGGGCGGGTGGCCTTCGCCTGGCGCGCCATGGACGCGTTCTACGAGGAGGACGACCGTATCCTCGGCCACGCGGCCGACGCCTACCACCGGATCGACATCCGATCGACGTCCCGCGAACTCGTCGTGCGCGATGGCGACCGGGTCGTGGCCAGGTCACAGCACCCACTGGTGTTGTACGAGTCCGGCTTCGCGCCCCGCTGGTACGTGCCGAGGGCGGACGTGGACGAGGGTGCGCTCCAGCCCGTCGAGGGCCGGACGTTCTGCCCGTACAAGGGACTGGCCGACTACTTCGCGATCGGCGGGACACCCGGGGCCGCGTGGTCGTACGAGGACGCGTATCCGGAAGTGGAGCGGGTCTCCGGCCACGTCTCCTTCGAACCGGACAAGGTAGAGGTCACACTCGACGGCGAGCGCCTGCGTCTGGAGCCCGGGCAGAACGTGATCTCCCACGGGATGGACCGCGGCCTCGATGTCGAAGAACTCCGCCGCGCGACGGCGTAG
- a CDS encoding alpha/beta fold hydrolase, whose product MATVHHRYATVQGQQLFYREAGPTDAPAVVLLHGFPTSSYMFRNLIPVLAERYHVIAPDHLGYGFSDAPGVDEFDYTFDALTGLTKGLLDQIGVTRYALYVQDYGAPIGWRLALNNPGAVTAVITQSGNAYDDGFVESFWKTIWDYQREQSPEAESAIRGALTLDVTKWQYVTGVPDETVVSPDTWHHDYQLISRPGNDEIQLKLFLDYATNSPQYPALHEYFRDARPPLLAVWGKGDPIFGPAGAEAFARDLPDAEIHLLEGGHFLLESAFDEAAELITGFLGRALKS is encoded by the coding sequence ATGGCAACCGTTCACCACCGGTACGCGACCGTGCAGGGCCAGCAGCTCTTCTACCGGGAGGCCGGGCCCACGGACGCCCCTGCCGTGGTGCTGCTGCACGGCTTCCCCACCAGCTCGTACATGTTCCGCAACCTCATCCCGGTGCTCGCGGAGCGGTACCACGTCATCGCCCCCGACCACCTCGGCTACGGATTCTCCGACGCCCCGGGCGTCGACGAGTTCGACTACACCTTCGACGCGCTGACGGGGTTGACCAAGGGGCTGCTCGACCAGATCGGGGTCACCCGGTACGCCCTCTACGTGCAGGATTACGGTGCCCCCATCGGCTGGCGCCTCGCCCTGAACAACCCCGGCGCGGTCACCGCGGTCATCACCCAGAGCGGCAACGCCTACGACGACGGCTTCGTGGAGAGCTTCTGGAAGACGATCTGGGACTACCAGCGCGAGCAGAGCCCGGAGGCCGAGAGTGCCATCCGCGGCGCGCTCACCCTCGACGTCACCAAGTGGCAGTACGTCACCGGGGTCCCGGACGAGACCGTCGTGAGCCCCGACACGTGGCACCACGACTACCAGCTGATCTCCCGCCCGGGCAACGACGAGATCCAGCTCAAGCTCTTCCTCGACTACGCGACCAACTCGCCGCAGTACCCGGCGCTGCACGAATACTTCCGGGACGCGCGGCCCCCGCTGCTCGCCGTCTGGGGCAAGGGCGACCCCATCTTCGGCCCCGCTGGAGCGGAGGCCTTCGCCCGCGATCTGCCCGACGCGGAGATCCACCTGCTCGAAGGCGGCCACTTCCTGCTGGAGAGTGCCTTCGACGAGGCGGCGGAGCTCATCACCGGCTTCCTGGGCCGGGCGTTGAAGTCCTGA
- a CDS encoding TIGR04282 family arsenosugar biosynthesis glycosyltransferase, producing the protein MTTLLVIAKEPVPGRVKTRLSPPYTPGEAARLAEAALTDTLHTVLDAGASRRILVLDGEPGPWLPPGIEVFPQVTGGLDRRIAGAFALCDGPALLIGMDTPQVTARLLRPALDPGSLRPDTAWFGPAADGGFWCLGLTDPDPALLTGVPMSTADTGALQRARLTDAGLAVRDLPELRDVDTAHDARLVAADAPGSRFAAVLRELAGVGAR; encoded by the coding sequence ATGACCACCCTTCTCGTCATCGCCAAGGAACCGGTTCCCGGCCGCGTCAAGACGCGCCTCTCGCCGCCCTACACACCCGGTGAGGCCGCGCGGCTCGCCGAAGCCGCCCTCACCGACACCCTGCACACCGTGCTCGACGCGGGCGCGAGCCGCAGGATCCTCGTCCTCGACGGAGAGCCGGGGCCCTGGCTGCCCCCGGGGATCGAGGTGTTCCCCCAGGTGACCGGCGGGCTCGACCGGCGCATCGCGGGGGCCTTCGCCCTCTGCGACGGTCCCGCTCTCCTCATCGGCATGGACACCCCGCAGGTCACGGCGCGGCTCCTGCGGCCTGCTCTCGACCCGGGGAGCCTGCGCCCGGACACGGCCTGGTTCGGCCCCGCGGCAGACGGGGGATTCTGGTGCCTGGGCCTCACCGACCCCGATCCCGCGCTCCTGACCGGCGTACCGATGTCCACTGCGGACACTGGCGCTCTCCAGCGGGCACGGCTCACCGACGCCGGTCTCGCCGTCCGGGACCTGCCCGAACTGCGCGACGTGGACACGGCCCACGACGCACGGCTGGTCGCGGCGGACGCACCGGGCAGCCGGTTCGCCGCCGTCTTGCGCGAGTTGGCGGGAGTCGGTGCCCGATGA
- a CDS encoding ABC transporter ATP-binding protein encodes MTPVLQVRDLAVDFGDVPAVRGVGFDLSRGEVLGIVGESGSGKSATALAVLGLLPRSARVGGSVLLDGTELLGAPERTLDSLRGNRIAMVFQDPLSAFTPVYRIGDQITEAIRAHQDVSKDAARRRAVELLDLVGIPEPRVRAEAFPHEFSGGMRQRAMIAMAVANDPDVILADEPTTALDVTIQAQILDVLRTAQRETGAAMVLVSHDLGVIAGTADRVAVMYAGRIVETAPVDDLFARPVMPYTLGLIGAVPRLDGATPAAGPGGGPGPEGGPGDGSEAIRSAEPGSPGPVPVPIPGAPPVLVPIPGTPPAMDALPPGCPFAPRCPLAEDVCREAEPALSAAVVPSHLAACVRSDEIAARRLGPTDVFPVPEPASAPASTREEAQAGPALRVRGLVRSFPLYKGTVFKRRTGTVHAVDGVELDIRRGETLGLVGESGSGKSTTLYEILGLQAPERGEVEILGVSTSRLARREAQRLRGQVQIVFQDPLAGLDPRMPVGEIVAEPLRAQGADRAAIARRIPGLLRLVGLDAAHADRFPHEFSGGQRQRICIARALSVEPRLLVLDEPVSALDVSIQAGILNLLQALKHQLGLAYLFVSHDLSVVRHIADRVSVMYLGRTVEAGSVAEVFTAPRHPYTQALLSAVPLPDPPRERARERILLAGDPPSPTRREDGCRFRGRCPVFAGLGREEAHRCESVVPPLLSHGADHVAACHYPRVREVV; translated from the coding sequence ATGACCCCGGTGCTCCAGGTACGCGACCTCGCCGTCGACTTCGGCGACGTGCCCGCCGTGCGCGGCGTCGGCTTCGACCTCTCGCGCGGCGAAGTCCTCGGCATCGTGGGGGAGTCGGGGTCGGGCAAGTCCGCCACCGCCCTCGCCGTGCTCGGCCTGCTGCCCCGCTCGGCACGGGTGGGGGGTTCGGTCCTGCTGGACGGCACCGAACTGCTCGGGGCCCCCGAGCGGACGCTCGACTCCCTGCGGGGGAACCGGATCGCGATGGTCTTCCAGGACCCGCTGTCCGCCTTCACCCCGGTCTACCGGATAGGCGACCAGATCACCGAAGCGATCAGGGCCCACCAGGACGTGTCCAAGGACGCGGCCCGCCGGCGTGCCGTGGAGCTCCTCGACCTGGTCGGCATACCGGAACCGCGCGTACGGGCGGAGGCGTTCCCGCACGAGTTCTCCGGGGGCATGCGCCAGCGGGCCATGATCGCGATGGCCGTCGCCAACGACCCCGACGTCATCCTCGCCGACGAGCCCACGACGGCCCTCGACGTCACCATCCAGGCGCAGATCCTCGACGTGCTGCGCACCGCGCAGCGAGAGACCGGCGCGGCGATGGTCCTCGTCAGCCACGACCTCGGCGTCATCGCGGGCACGGCGGACCGGGTCGCGGTCATGTACGCGGGCCGCATCGTGGAGACCGCCCCCGTCGACGACCTCTTCGCCCGGCCCGTCATGCCGTACACCCTGGGGCTGATCGGCGCCGTCCCCCGGCTCGACGGGGCCACTCCGGCCGCCGGACCCGGCGGGGGCCCGGGCCCAGAGGGAGGCCCCGGCGACGGGTCGGAGGCGATCCGGTCAGCGGAGCCCGGGAGCCCCGGGCCCGTCCCCGTACCGATTCCGGGTGCCCCGCCCGTCCTCGTACCGATTCCGGGGACCCCGCCGGCCATGGACGCGCTGCCCCCCGGCTGCCCGTTCGCCCCGCGCTGCCCGCTGGCCGAGGACGTGTGCCGGGAAGCCGAGCCCGCCCTGTCCGCTGCGGTGGTCCCGTCGCACCTGGCGGCCTGCGTACGGTCCGACGAGATCGCCGCACGGCGGCTCGGGCCCACGGACGTCTTCCCGGTGCCCGAGCCCGCTTCGGCGCCGGCGTCCACCCGCGAGGAGGCGCAGGCGGGACCCGCTCTGCGGGTGCGGGGCCTCGTCCGCTCGTTCCCGCTGTACAAGGGAACCGTATTCAAGCGGCGCACCGGCACGGTGCACGCGGTCGACGGGGTCGAACTCGACATCCGCCGGGGCGAGACGCTCGGACTCGTCGGCGAGTCGGGATCCGGTAAGTCGACCACCCTGTACGAGATCCTGGGACTCCAGGCGCCGGAGCGCGGCGAGGTGGAGATCCTGGGCGTGTCCACGTCCCGCCTCGCACGACGGGAGGCCCAGCGGCTGCGCGGACAGGTCCAGATCGTCTTCCAGGATCCGCTCGCCGGCCTCGACCCCCGGATGCCCGTCGGCGAGATCGTCGCCGAGCCGCTGCGCGCCCAGGGAGCCGACCGCGCCGCCATCGCGCGCCGCATCCCCGGCCTGCTGCGTCTCGTCGGCCTCGATGCGGCGCATGCCGACCGGTTCCCCCATGAGTTCTCCGGCGGCCAGCGCCAACGCATCTGCATCGCAAGGGCGTTGTCCGTCGAACCGCGGCTTCTCGTCCTCGACGAACCGGTGTCGGCGCTCGACGTCTCGATCCAGGCCGGCATCCTCAACCTGCTCCAGGCACTCAAGCACCAGCTGGGCCTCGCGTACCTCTTCGTCTCCCACGACCTGTCCGTGGTCCGGCACATCGCCGACCGGGTGAGTGTGATGTATCTCGGCAGGACCGTCGAGGCGGGCTCCGTGGCCGAGGTCTTCACGGCGCCGCGCCACCCGTACACCCAGGCACTGCTGTCGGCGGTCCCGCTGCCCGACCCGCCCCGTGAACGGGCCAGGGAGCGCATCCTCCTCGCGGGTGACCCGCCCAGTCCCACACGCCGCGAGGACGGATGCCGCTTCCGGGGGCGGTGCCCCGTCTTCGCCGGCCTGGGGCGGGAGGAAGCGCACCGCTGTGAGAGCGTCGTCCCGCCGCTGCTCTCCCACGGCGCCGACCATGTCGCGGCCTGCCACTACCCGCGCGTCCGCGAAGTGGTGTGA
- a CDS encoding MarR family winged helix-turn-helix transcriptional regulator gives MSDDARTTPTAAGADFLRLDLHLCFDLQNTSRAFGDVYRRVLRDTGLTYPQYLVMVALWEHGELPVKRLGQLLRLDSGTLSPLLKRMEAAGLVSRTRSAADERSVIVRTTAQGAGLRESANDIPYAIHAAAGLSEEEASVLQRSLRKLAASLDAWEDRTGE, from the coding sequence ATGTCCGATGACGCGCGCACGACACCCACAGCGGCCGGGGCGGACTTCCTCCGCCTCGACCTGCACCTCTGTTTCGATCTGCAGAACACCTCCCGGGCCTTCGGGGACGTGTACCGGCGGGTACTGCGCGACACGGGGCTCACCTACCCCCAGTACCTCGTCATGGTCGCCCTGTGGGAGCACGGCGAGCTGCCGGTCAAGCGCCTCGGGCAGCTCCTCAGGCTGGACTCTGGCACCTTGTCGCCCCTGCTCAAGCGGATGGAGGCGGCGGGCCTCGTGTCGCGGACCCGCAGTGCCGCCGACGAGCGCTCTGTGATCGTGCGGACGACCGCCCAGGGCGCCGGCCTCCGGGAGAGCGCGAACGACATCCCGTACGCGATCCACGCGGCGGCCGGCCTGTCCGAGGAGGAGGCCTCGGTCCTCCAGCGGTCTCTGAGGAAGCTCGCCGCATCGCTCGACGCCTGGGAGGACCGCACCGGCGAGTGA